From a region of the Chitinophaga caseinilytica genome:
- a CDS encoding NAD(P)H-dependent flavin oxidoreductase, whose product MRPNTITDMLGIRYPVFQGPMGAGLSTPALVAAVTNAGGLGGYGAYTLQPAEIRELGAQVGQLTAGPWNLNLWVSDIDPALGNYTEAEFDMVKSLFRPVFDELGIPVPSPVISVESKFARQAEAMLAVKPAVFSFVFGIPDEAILQECRRQGIVTAGAATTLDEALALEAAGVDVIVAAGFEAGGHRPSFLEPAEDSLHGTFALVQKLRWKVRKPIVAAGGIADAAGVEAALRLGAAAVQVGTAFLACEESGASATYRDRLFSPAAQHTELTRVYTGRLARAVRTQLPARFAGMELELAPFPLQSQLMAPVRKAALDSGQLEYSAVWAGQNAGNLHHRKATDLMEELTSLWR is encoded by the coding sequence ATGCGACCAAATACCATTACCGATATGTTGGGGATCAGGTACCCCGTATTCCAGGGCCCCATGGGGGCAGGACTGTCGACCCCCGCGCTGGTGGCCGCCGTAACGAACGCGGGCGGCCTCGGCGGGTACGGCGCATATACTTTACAACCGGCGGAGATCCGGGAACTGGGTGCGCAGGTGGGGCAACTGACCGCCGGGCCCTGGAATCTTAACCTCTGGGTGTCTGACATCGATCCTGCGCTGGGGAATTATACGGAAGCTGAATTCGATATGGTGAAATCGTTGTTCCGCCCCGTGTTCGATGAACTGGGGATTCCCGTTCCTTCCCCCGTAATTTCCGTTGAAAGTAAATTCGCGCGCCAGGCGGAGGCCATGCTGGCCGTGAAGCCCGCGGTTTTCAGTTTCGTATTCGGCATACCGGACGAAGCTATTTTGCAGGAATGCCGCCGGCAGGGGATCGTAACGGCTGGTGCGGCCACCACGCTCGATGAAGCCCTGGCGCTGGAAGCGGCGGGTGTAGATGTGATCGTAGCGGCGGGGTTCGAAGCGGGCGGGCACCGGCCGAGCTTCCTGGAGCCAGCGGAAGATTCGCTGCACGGAACGTTCGCCCTCGTGCAAAAGCTGCGCTGGAAGGTACGCAAGCCCATTGTGGCGGCCGGTGGCATTGCAGACGCGGCGGGTGTAGAAGCGGCGCTGCGCCTGGGAGCGGCAGCCGTACAGGTGGGAACGGCGTTCCTGGCCTGTGAGGAATCCGGAGCGTCGGCCACATACCGCGACAGGTTGTTTTCTCCGGCCGCTCAGCATACCGAATTGACGCGCGTATACACAGGGCGCCTGGCGCGCGCGGTGCGCACGCAACTGCCCGCGCGCTTCGCCGGTATGGAACTGGAACTGGCGCCTTTCCCTTTACAATCCCAACTGATGGCGCCTGTCCGTAAAGCAGCGCTCGATTCCGGGCAACTGGAATATTCCGCCGTGTGGGCCGGTCAAAATGCCGGAAACCTCCATCACCGCAAAGCTACCGACCTCATGGAGGAGCTGACTTCCCTTTGGCGGTAA
- a CDS encoding alpha/beta hydrolase has product MSHKNDKAVDYTADPHLTPEVKKFLDILNAPGGKPVESLSVPDARKVLVDAQKSVKVDLSGVSVAEKTITAGDYTLLLHIVKPDGAAPLLPGFLFIHGGGWVLGDFPTHQRLVRDLVVHSGAAAVFVNYTPTPDEHYPRAIDEIFAATQWLAENGREIGIDGSNIAIVGNSVGGNMSAVTAIRCNEKGAPRLKCQVLMWPVTNADFDTKSWRRYGEQRFLTASLMQWMWGLYTTNDAQRLEPYASPLQATSNQLKGLPPTLIQVAENDILRSEGEAYGRKLSDAGVPCTTIRYNGVIHDWGMLNGLAHLPETRSLILHAAAELKFHLGL; this is encoded by the coding sequence ATGAGTCATAAAAACGATAAGGCGGTCGATTACACTGCCGACCCGCACCTGACCCCCGAAGTCAAAAAATTCCTGGACATCCTCAACGCCCCCGGCGGAAAACCCGTGGAAAGCCTTTCCGTTCCGGATGCGCGCAAAGTCCTCGTGGATGCGCAAAAATCGGTAAAAGTTGACCTGTCCGGCGTAAGCGTCGCGGAAAAGACCATCACCGCGGGCGACTACACGCTGCTGCTCCACATCGTGAAGCCCGACGGCGCCGCCCCGCTCCTCCCCGGCTTCCTGTTCATCCACGGCGGCGGTTGGGTATTGGGCGATTTTCCCACGCATCAGCGCCTCGTGCGCGACCTCGTCGTGCATTCCGGCGCCGCAGCGGTGTTCGTGAACTACACGCCCACGCCCGATGAGCATTATCCCCGCGCCATCGACGAAATTTTCGCTGCTACGCAATGGCTGGCCGAAAACGGCAGGGAAATCGGGATCGACGGTTCCAACATCGCCATCGTGGGCAACAGCGTAGGCGGCAATATGAGCGCCGTTACGGCGATCCGGTGCAACGAGAAAGGCGCACCCCGGTTGAAATGCCAGGTACTTATGTGGCCCGTCACCAATGCGGATTTCGACACCAAATCCTGGCGCAGGTATGGGGAGCAAAGATTCCTCACCGCGTCGCTCATGCAATGGATGTGGGGTTTATATACCACGAACGATGCCCAGCGACTGGAGCCCTACGCTTCTCCCCTGCAAGCCACATCCAACCAGCTGAAAGGCCTCCCGCCCACGCTTATCCAGGTGGCGGAAAACGACATCCTGCGCAGCGAAGGCGAAGCTTACGGCCGGAAGTTGTCAGACGCCGGCGTTCCCTGCACCACCATCCGGTACAACGGCGTCATTCACGATTGGGGCATGCTCAACGGGCTGGCCCATCTCCCCGAAACCCGCTCGCTGATTTTGCACGCGGCGGCAGAATTGAAATTCCATCTCGGTTTGTAA
- a CDS encoding efflux RND transporter periplasmic adaptor subunit yields the protein MHQITGGIAIALVAASLTGCVTKGDSGNKENDLQSFPVLKLEKTDTVLHRHYVADIQAVRNVDVRARINGFLNKIYVDEGQQVKKGQLLFSLNDEERRAELARAKAALSSAIAEAKAASLEVDRVNILVTKKVISASELEVAQAKLAAFNARIEEARSAEFNAATQLSYTSIRAPFDGFIDRIPLKTGSFVSEGNLLTTVSDIHEVYAYFNVSETEYLEFIRSGSDARRSVSLVLADGSDYHHDGHVETVESEFEENTGSIAFRARFPNPQQVLKHGASGKVTLTNRIDSCLLLPQKAVFEMQDKNYVYVLETDNTVKMRAFEPGARISHSYLVNAGLKAGEKIVFEGVRNLREGMKISPKLMATGQVKAL from the coding sequence ATGCACCAGATAACAGGAGGCATCGCTATTGCCCTTGTAGCCGCGTCTTTGACCGGCTGCGTCACCAAAGGAGATTCCGGCAACAAAGAAAACGACCTGCAATCGTTCCCCGTCCTCAAGCTCGAAAAAACGGACACCGTCCTTCACCGCCATTATGTGGCCGATATCCAGGCCGTGCGCAACGTAGACGTAAGGGCCCGCATCAACGGGTTTCTCAATAAAATATATGTAGACGAAGGCCAGCAGGTGAAAAAAGGCCAACTGCTCTTCAGCCTTAACGACGAAGAGCGCCGCGCCGAACTGGCCCGCGCCAAAGCGGCACTCAGCAGCGCCATCGCCGAAGCGAAGGCCGCCAGCCTCGAAGTGGACCGCGTCAACATCCTCGTCACCAAAAAAGTGATCTCCGCCTCCGAACTGGAAGTAGCCCAGGCCAAACTCGCCGCGTTCAACGCCAGGATCGAAGAAGCCCGCTCCGCCGAGTTCAACGCGGCCACACAGTTGTCGTACACGAGCATCCGCGCGCCGTTCGACGGGTTCATCGACCGGATCCCCCTTAAAACAGGCAGCTTCGTGAGCGAAGGGAACCTCCTCACCACCGTGTCCGACATCCACGAAGTGTACGCTTACTTCAATGTGTCCGAAACCGAATACCTCGAGTTCATCCGCAGCGGCAGCGACGCCCGCCGGAGCGTATCGCTCGTGCTGGCCGATGGTTCGGATTACCATCACGACGGCCATGTGGAAACCGTGGAAAGCGAGTTCGAGGAAAATACGGGGTCTATCGCTTTCAGGGCGCGCTTCCCCAACCCGCAACAGGTGCTCAAACACGGCGCCAGCGGGAAGGTGACGCTCACCAACCGGATCGATAGCTGCCTGCTGCTGCCACAGAAAGCGGTGTTCGAGATGCAGGACAAAAACTATGTATACGTGCTGGAAACGGACAATACGGTGAAGATGCGCGCATTTGAGCCGGGAGCGCGGATTTCGCATTCCTATCTCGTGAATGCGGGCCTGAAGGCCGGCGAAAAGATCGTTTTCGAAGGCGTCCGCAATCTGCGGGAAGGCATGAAGATCAGTCCCAAACTCATGGCTACCGGCCAGGTGAAGGCTTTGTAA